One region of Oryza sativa Japonica Group chromosome 5, ASM3414082v1 genomic DNA includes:
- the LOC136356680 gene encoding uncharacterized protein, with product MALEERACVAKKDLADHEAAVASRETTLAAHESACAEEESALRLHEDALSERERALEEAEAEAQWLADSLSLREAALTEQARRNLESVRTERAALDQRAADLEAREKELDARARIGGAAAGEISRLDRAGRQAGLWKGQTIKPAANLGGLAQRLSKMAGALQQLPEELEKTIKDPNFSPWMALDEFPPGTEDSARAQVRDAADHIVHSFEGSAPRLAFAPNSDEEGDASGADDVEDEAGDPGASD from the exons atggcgctggaagagcgcgcctgcgtcgcgAAGAAGGACCTAGCAGAccacgaggccgccgtcgcctcccgggagacaacgctggcggcgcacgagtctgcctgcgccgaagaggagtccgcactccgcctccacGAGGACGCTCTTTCCGAGCGGGAGCGGGCTCTCgaagaggccgaggccgaggcgcaATGgttggcggacagcctgtccctccgtgaGGCGGCACTGacggagcaggcgcgccgcaatttGGAATCCGTCCGCACCGAGAGGGCCGCGCTGGACCAGCGGGCCGCcgacctcgaggcgcgggaaaaggagctggacgcgagggcgcgcatcggcggggcggctgcgggcgaaa tctcccgtcttgatcgcgccggtcggcaggcgggcctctggaaagggcAGACAATAAAGCCTGCCGCCAACCTGGGAGGCCttgcccagcgcctctcgaagatggccggggctctccagcagctccccgaggagctcgagaagaccatcaa ggaccccaacttctctccgtggatggcgctggacgagttcccacCTGGGACTGAAGACAGCGCGCGCGCGCaagtccgggatgccgccgaccacatcgtccacagcttcgagggctcggcccctcggcttgcgttcgcccccaactccgacgaggagggcgatgccaGTGGTGCAGACGACGTGgaagacgaggccggcgacccaggcgcatcggattga
- the LOC4338938 gene encoding large ribosomal subunit protein P2B has translation MKLIAAYLLAVLGGNTSPSADDIKNILESVGVEANDERLEFLLSELEGKDITEVIAAGREKFASVPSGGGGGIAVAAPTAAGGGAAPAEEAKKEEKVEEKEESDDDMGFSLFD, from the exons ATGAAGCTGATCGCTGCCTACCTGCTCGCTGTTCTGGGTGGAAACACCTCTCCATCTGCTGATGACATTAAGAACATTCTGGAATCAG TTGGCGTTGAAGCTAATGACGAGAGGCTGGAGTTCCTGCTCTCAGAACTGGAGGGCAAGGACATAACAGAAGTGATTGCTGCTGGAAGGGAGAAGTTTGCTTCTGTGCCctcaggtggtggtggtggcataGCTGTGGCAGCTCCTACAGCTGCAGGTGGCGGTGCAGCACCTGCTGAAGAGgcaaagaaagaggagaaggtCGAAGAGAAGGAAGAGTCTGATGAT GACATGGGTTTCAGCTTGTTTGACTAA